The region ACTTAATGAAAAATTATAAACGCTAAAACAGCAAGCAACACCATACATGTAAACGGTATAAAGCAAACGGTATAAAGCAAAAGGTATAAAGCAAAAGGTATAACAGCATTGGATACACCGTCAAAATCTGCTTTACCGAATCATACTTTGCGCAAAATTTCGTTAAATGTATTTACATTCTTGTCAAAATAGTATAAATTTTAAAGTAGGCAGGTGATTTAAACGAAATGAGGTGGGCAAAAATTGGCAAACAATGTGAAGGGCAGCTTTTTTGATGGTGCATTCGGCAGGTATATTGTACCCGGTATTGTCCTGCAGTCAACATTAATAGGAGGTGGGTATGCAACAGGAAGAGAAGTGGTTCAATACGGAGCACGATTTGGAGCATTAGGCTGGGTTGCCGGGGTTTTCATTATCATTGGGTTTGCTTTGATGGCATTTCTCATGTTTGAGATTGCCAGAAGATTCAGGACCTATGATTACCGCAGTATGATCAAGCGACTCTTGGGTCCTTTATGGTTCTTATTTGACATCATCTATTTCCTGCTGGCGATTTTAATGATTTCTATTGTTATCGCAGCAACCGGATCAATTTTGCACACCACCCTTGGATTTAATTATTGGGTTGGGGTTGCGATTATTGCAATTTTGACAGGACTTTTAAACTTTTACGGAGATAAACTCATTGAACGTTTCAAAACGATTGGTACCGTTGCTTTATTTTCCGGCTATATCATTTTTGCGATCCTGGTTATTTCATCCACGAAAGGCGAAATCAAGGAAGTATTCGCTGCCGGTGATACCAGCTTTGGCGGTAACTTTACCGTTTGGTCCGTCATTTGGGCAGGCATCATTTATGTTGGGTACAACCTGGCTGTTTATCCAGCAGCATTATTTACACTAAGACGGCAAAAGTCGATGAAAGATACGATCATCGCTGGCATCGTAGCTGGTGTACTAATGACCGTTCCTTGGTTTTTAACCTATGTCGCTTTGATGGGCTATTATCCTAGCGAAACAGTTTTCAACGCAGAAGTACCATGGCTGCATATGCTTAATGGATATGGCTTATGGGTTGTTATCATTTTCGGAATCGTTGTTGGCTGGACATTAATTGAAACGGCAACAGGACTTATTCATGCGTTTATCGACCGGGTGAATTACAACCTTGAAGAAGTTGGCAAAAAACAGATGTCCAAAGGGATGGACGGAACAGTTGCCATTATTGCACTTATCCTTTCCGCCATACTTTCTGGTGTAGGTATCAGTGATCTCGTATCAATAGGTTACACGATTCTGGGATATTGTATGCTGGTTGTATTCGGCCTTCCATTATTAGTGATCGGATTCTATCGCATTATTAAAGGTCATAAAGCACCGGCAAATGAACAAGTGACAGATAAAATTAGTTAACCTCTTACCTTTAAATTACAAAAACATAAACAAAACAGTTGTTAGTGAGTCTTTAACAACTGTTTTGTTTATTTAATCGTTATAAAATATCATTGTTATTCTGCTGTGCTTCTTGTACCTGTTGACGTAGATCATGCAGCTGCTCGGACGCTTGTTGAAACTGCGGATTATCCGTTGCCTCTGTTCCAGCCTGAAGACGTGCGTTATGCAATTCCTCCTCCGCCTGTTGCAGCTGGTGTTCAGCTTGTTCAAGCAATTGCGCATCAGACCCCTGTGCATTACGAATCGAAGTTTTAGCCTCATTAATTTGCTGACTGGCTTTTTGCAGTTGCTGGTGTAAATGCTGCTGTCCCAATATTTATACCCCCGATAAAATTTACTTGTTGGCATATATTGTTCCCCTAGTTATTGAGATTATGTGTTTTAAATATGTAGTAGAGACTGAACGAAAAAAGCCCATTAAAAATATAATTATTTTTCAAGAAAAAGAATCCCATAAAAACTGGTTTGTAAAGTAGAAATCAATTATTCGTCGGAATTCCACTTGTAAAACCAAATTTTATACGCTTTATAGCAAATTTCGTCCAATTGTAACGCACTTCCACAAAAATCATTTATCCGGTATAATAGATTTAACAGGAAGGAGGTTAATGAAATGGAAGAATCGTCACTAAAAGAAATTCTAAATGCACTTCAATTACATTCCGGGCGTACTGATGAGAAGATCAAACAGGCGCTTCAATCGCATTCCGAGCGTACTGATGAGAAGATCAAACAGGCACTACAATCACATTCTGAGCGTACTGATGAGAAAATCAAACAGGCACTACAATCGCATTCTGAGCGCATTGATCAGAGAATAGAACAGAGTCTTCAATCACATTCTGACCATATCGACCAAAAACTGGAACAGCGATTTCAATCATATTCTGACCACATCGACCAGAAACTGGAACAGACGAAATTGGATTTGCAGAATCAGATGAATGAGGGTTTCAAGCAGGTTGATAAACGTTTGGATAATCTCGATAAAAAATTTACCGGTCTACGCGTTGAACTAACCGAAACCCAGGAGACAGTCAACTTTCTATCAAGTAAATCTGCACAACATGAGCGAAAACTACAAAACATCTACTGAGTTCAATCCTAAATTTCCATTACTTATAACAACCACCTCCATGATCGCTACCCAAAAAATATCATCGATTGTAGAGGTGGCTTCTGTATGCATGATAGAGAGCCAATTTATTTAACTTCGCGCAGTGTACTTCTACGACTTGATAGGGAACCATCGACTCGACACTCAGAGATTCTTTGGCTACTGTCTTCATCGCTTCTGCAACCTCTGGATTAAATGTTTTCCCGTATACATCCAGTTGATAAACACCTAGTTCCTCCAAATTCCGTAACAACATTTGTGACCATTGGTTTAACAAATGATTCCAAACAGCATCATCTTCTTTTAATCCCGACAAAACGTGATCCATTTCGTCCAACAAACTAATCAATCGTATCCATGGTAAAATCCCGTTGACGTTCATAACGCTGATGCTCAGACATTAAATCATTTTGTTGGTTGTAATTTGACAATTCTTTCGCAAACTGATCCATCTTTTCCTCCATGTTTTTATTCGATTTAAATTGGACCCGGGTTAATTTCGTCAATTGATCTGTAACATTTTTTAAATACGTTTGCACCGTTGCAAATTCCTTTTGTACATATTCCCATTCCGAGGATGTCTCATCTTTCTTTTTTCCAGAATTTCCAGTTCATGTTATTCTCCTTATTAACGCTGATACTTATAGTGATTCGACAAATATATACTATTCCCTTCAAAAATCGCCCATTATTTTTATTGGTCAATTATATCTTTTTACGGATAAAAAATAAAGAACCCTTTATAGTTAAGGATTCTTTAGGTATGATTCCGATTGGGCTCGAACCAACGACCTCTACCCTGTCAAGGTAGCGCTCTCCCTGCTGAGCTACGGAATCGATTCGTATAAAACTACGTCAAAACGATTATATCAACGTTCCTTTAACGGAAAGTCATTCGATATGTCACACGTTTATATTAGGTATTATAGCAATAATTCCGCAACCTGACAAGCTAATTTTATGTAAAAATGCATACAAATTTCGCACCAACTGTAGAAGTATCGCCAACTTGAATCTAATTGCGCTAAAATCGACTTGTACGACATGTATCCACGGAAAAAAGGAATAAAAAAGTAGGACGCCCGTAATATGATCGGACGCCTTATTAGGAGATTTATACGTTTCTTAGGAGAAATATAGGCTGTCTCCCTCCCGGCTTCGGTAGAGTAAGCCGTTCATCGGAAGATAGTCCTTTCATCGGAAGATAGCTTTTACATCGGTTGACCGTCTATATTCTAATTAGTTATTGAATTTACATAAAACGATAATAAACGGTTATATATCCGGTCATTCCGTCATATGTCGTAGCTGTAACGTTCCCTCCGATATGACAGAGATAATCCCGGAATACGATCAACTCGTTAGAATCCGCAACTATCCGTTTATATTCTCGATTAATAGCCGTCAATTTCTTACGTCCCTTTACGGATAAACTTACATGCTTCTTACATGTCGCGATAAAATACGTCCGTTTTCGTCGTACTTAATTCGCTACTCCCTTCGGTAGAAAATAGCCCCCTTAATTCCTTGCCGGCCTGTTCGGCCAGCGTCATGTTACGGTATTCTTGACCGATGCCACTGGCAACGGCCTGCTTCATAAGTTCTAGCGCGCCCTCTGCTTCTGTTTTTACGGATAGACCATACCCAATGGATCGTAAGCCTTGTTTTGTCTTATCCGAATCAGCATAACTTAACAACTCGGGCATTTTTCGTTTCAAGGCGACCTTTTGACTATCCGTCATGTACTCGACTTGGTTCCTTAGTTTCGATATAGCCTCTTGCGCTGACGTATCTCCGACTGCCATAGCTAGGTTAAACTTCGCTTCTTCGGCGATTTCCTCAGCCAATTCCTTGTCTTTTAGCGTCGGCTTAATTGTTGTTAGTGCTGCCTCGCGTTCGAGTTCGGCTATATGCTGATTCCCGATTTCTTGATAGGCTTCTCTGATTACCTTTATATTGTCGTCCAATATCCTGCGTTGCTGTGCCGTTTCATAGTCTTTAACCTCCTTCGTCATCATCGGATTATCGTCATTTTTAATCTTTTCGACTATCTTCTTATATTGACGTACTTGACTGTCCGCCATACTTTTCAACGTATCCATCGAATCGCCTTGAATGTCTGCTTTCTTAATTTCTTCTAGTTTTTTCATAGTAAATCTATCCCCTTTTAATTATTTTTATCTTGATCGTTTTTCCGTTGTCTTAATCTTCGGCATACCGTCATCTTCTAGGTTATTACTGACGATATTAGGTATATAGTTTTCATTACGGCAAAACTGCTTGGCAATTTGTTCCGCTCTTACATATGCGTGATATTCTGTTTTGCTTCCCTTCTCTACGTACTTGGAACGGTATACCGTTTCCCCTGTTTGTTGTTCAACTATCACGGTTTTTACCTCGGTTTGAAACCGATCGACTGGCTTTATTTTTATGTTTACTATGACCTTGCCGTCCATTTCCGGTTGGTCTACTGTGATCCTGCCTTTGTCCTTTCCTTTACCGAATAATCCCACGTTTGAGACCTCCCTTCGTTCCGGTATCGCTTATGTTCCGGTTTTACCGTCGAATACTTTACGTGGCGTAAACCTTTTGGCGGTTTCCATTGCCTGCGCTTGCGTTCTAAATGTTCCAATCCCTCGACATGCTCGGTCATATAGCGAACAAACGGCGTATACCAATCGTTATAAACCGTTCGGCCTTTCCGTTGTCGCCTATCGCTGTTTTCATTGTCATACCGCTGTTGTTGCTCTTGAATCGTCATTTTCGTGTCCTCGCCTTCCTGTCCGTCTAGTAACTCGAATATCGTTTCTTTCCGTTCAATTTGCTTTTTACGAATAATTCTGCTATATTTTAGATATGATGATGGTAGCAGGGAAGGGCGTACCCTCCGCCTGCATAAGGTTATTTACGGCGCTGTTTCCTTGTTCGTCTCCCCGGACGTTTACGGAAATGGCGCTTTTCTCTTTTCCGCTTACTACTTTTTCAACAATGACTGTCGGTTGTCTCCGGCAGTCTCCCCTATGAACCGTGACCCTTTATAACCTCGACTGCTATAATCACTTTCCTTATAAAGACACTTCATTTCTTGCAATCTCCCATCCCTCCGATCTATAACTGACTAGACAAAGTAAACCCAATCGCCTACCGTTCCCCTTGCGATTGAAAAACGATCCCTTACAAACGCTGATATGGCAGGTTTTTCAAACGTCTAAAATGTCTAGTTTTACGTCCGTTTATTCCGACTTTGTACGGTGATAATACTCTCTTTTACGTTCCTTGTCCTGGTACTCCCGGCAACTATCGCAATACACTTGGTTACTTGATCGCTTTGTAAATGACTGGCCGCAACGTTTACAAGTACCGGTCATGACCGACTGGCTAACCTTACCGCCTTGAAATACGTTCCAATAGTCCGCCTCCAGGTTCTTATCCATCGGAAGGACATGCGTTTCAAAGTACGTACACCGCCTATTAGGGTGCGTAGGAAAGCCTTCACGTAATGGCGGATATAAGTCCGACCCATCTACGCCTGTTCCGTCGGAATTACATAAGGCAGATTCATACGCCAACTTCCGCAACTGACTTTCAAATGACTTAACTCCCGGCTTGTTCAGATATTCCGTTACCGTCATCCGTTTACCATCGTACATACATACTGTTTTATCGTTGTTCATCATCTATCATTCTTTCGGCATCTCGTGCAGTTTGAGACTCGTTTTTGTATACCTGCGTCATCCCATGCCGTTTATTCCGGGACAGCACGTAAACCCTACTTTGTTGTTAGCTGTGTATTTCGCTTTCTATTGCGTCCATTGTCGATTTGATTTCTAATGTGACGTGATGGCCAGCGTATTTTAATTTGGCCAACGCCTTCAGATACTCGATCAAATCCGATAGTTTTACTGCGTTCATCGCTCTTTCACTCCTTCCGGCGTAAGTATGGTTGGTTATTCGTTATCCTCCGTACCGTTAGGCCTTCATCGGATAGATTCGTAAGTCATCGGATAAATTGCGCATAATAAAAACGCCTGTATGGCGATAAGTTTTATAGCCCGAATATTTGTTTTATTGTACTGCCTGGATCGCCTCGTAACCTTGTGGCAATGCTAGGATTAATTAATATGACAATTTCCCTACCATCTCCACGCGCATTAGGTGCAAAGGTTGCCTTCCTCTTAACTTCCGCGACAACGCCTTGTAAGGTTAACTCTTTTATAACTTGATCAAATTTTTGACGGCTTATTCCTAACAAACTGGCAATCTGCGACTTACTTAAAACATTAACGTTATTGTCGTCCTTTTCGTGCGGATTGCTGCAAAGTAAATTTGAATTATAGTGTATGAACGGTATCAACTTATAAATAATTCCTAATTCCGATGGACTTAGCTTTAAACCCTTAACGGCTGTGTGAAACGTTTTAACTAACATGTCCGCTTTACCTCCTGCCTTTTTCCGAAAATGATAGCGTTCATTCATAAGGTACTGGTCTCCGTTTTCCATAATCACACTAGCGTCTGTTAACGTTTGAATAGCTTGTTTGGCGTACCTGCGTTGTATTCCGAATATCTTTGCTATTGCGTTTATATCTAAAGGTTTTGGATTTCTCCCTGCCGTCACAAGTACATTTGTTTCGTACTGGATATACGGTTGCAACATTAAAACATATCCGCATTGCTTATTTGTTAGGGATTCCGTTATCTCTAATACTCTTTGCATGTGCGTAAAGGTAAAATGCCGTTTATCTCGTTTATAACTTGCGTACAACCTCTTACGTTCCTTAGATTCAATAGATTCATATACATACGCCCTACCTGCTTCGTCCACTCCATAAGTATCGCTCCTTGGCGTGATAATTCCTATCGGTTCTTCACTTGTCAAACTGGCGACTTTGTTTCCGATCTCTCCCATTTAACCCCTTCTTTCTATGTTCCGTTAAAAAATACGTAACCTTTTTCGCACGTTTTCCAAGAGATACGTAACCTTTTTCGCATGTGCCTTTACCTTCCTAAACCCGTTGTGTGACGTGAGTTATGGCGGTTTTTAAGGCTGTTTTTCGATAAGTTGATTCTTAGTCTTTATTTATCGGTAAACCTCAGCCCTGTTCGATATATACCTATCATTAATAGGAATGTGCGCCGGAATATTTATATTCCCCGTTATACATTCCCCGGATAATGTAGACGCACTATACGCCCAGGACGTTCTTTATTTCCGAAAATGAATAACGTCTATCCTTACCCCGTTTAAGACGAGGAAATTTATTTCCGCTGTCTTTGAGGAATGAAGGCTTTAGCCGGAATGACGAATAGGTGATAACCTCCGTCCCTATCCGTTTGTATCGTTTATTTCGTCCTATAACGTTTTGTAGCGAGAATTGTAAACAATTCAAGGGAATAAATTCCCCCTCCTTCCTTTCGTCAGTCGGTATTAATACTTTTAAACCATCTTGTATATTAAAAGCGTGGTAAAATACTATTAATATATAATAGTACGTTACCACGGTTTTTAGCGTAATTCCTGCTCCGGCTATGTTCCGTAATCTCCATTCCGTATAGTATCGCCCACTCCCTGTACATATTCGATCTGATCCGCCCCAAACTCCCGGATAAAACGCTGTTCGATTCTTGGCGTTAGGTTGCGGTGTTCATTTTCAATAAGTCCGATCAATTGACGACTGACTCCGATCCTATGAGCCATTTCCGCCTGTGTTAGCCCGTTTAGAGTGCGGACGTTTCGAAATGTTACCGTATCTGATTGCGTCATATTCTTCGCCCTCCCTTCCGTTTATAGTTGTAATTAGTAGAGTTATGCTACTTTATCGGATAAAAAAAAGAAGGCGATTGTTTGGCGTCTATATCCCTCTACTTAATAGACGGAATGTGCGTTTGTTTGCATAGTTTTAGCGTAAAATTACAAGAAAATTTTAAAAACTGTATAACCTTCGCATCAACTCCATATCTTGTTGATAAAGTCGTTGCTGTTCGGCTTCTTCTACCTCGTCCAGCATGGCGTGTCCGAACTCATCGTCGCTATCCGGGGAAAAATCGACGGGTATTTCCTGTACTTGACGGCTATATCTCGGATCAATGGCCGTGCCTCCCGTTCGTGTATAGTTCCGGTAATTCCTGGCGCATTGTTTGCTGCATGTTAAGCTA is a window of Lentibacillus daqui DNA encoding:
- a CDS encoding helix-turn-helix transcriptional regulator → MTQSDTVTFRNVRTLNGLTQAEMAHRIGVSRQLIGLIENEHRNLTPRIEQRFIREFGADQIEYVQGVGDTIRNGDYGT
- a CDS encoding YkvI family membrane protein, translating into MANNVKGSFFDGAFGRYIVPGIVLQSTLIGGGYATGREVVQYGARFGALGWVAGVFIIIGFALMAFLMFEIARRFRTYDYRSMIKRLLGPLWFLFDIIYFLLAILMISIVIAATGSILHTTLGFNYWVGVAIIAILTGLLNFYGDKLIERFKTIGTVALFSGYIIFAILVISSTKGEIKEVFAAGDTSFGGNFTVWSVIWAGIIYVGYNLAVYPAALFTLRRQKSMKDTIIAGIVAGVLMTVPWFLTYVALMGYYPSETVFNAEVPWLHMLNGYGLWVVIIFGIVVGWTLIETATGLIHAFIDRVNYNLEEVGKKQMSKGMDGTVAIIALILSAILSGVGISDLVSIGYTILGYCMLVVFGLPLLVIGFYRIIKGHKAPANEQVTDKIS